In a genomic window of Ignavibacteria bacterium:
- the lpxD gene encoding UDP-3-O-(3-hydroxymyristoyl)glucosamine N-acyltransferase — MSQLRSYTVDELAQRVGGVIVDNGACSIHGVGRIEDAQHGEITFLASDTYAKFLPTTKASCVLVRNDHRDAETSATRIVVDDPYRAFVGVMQVFYPAQQMPPGVRAQTATIDPTAEIDPTASIGPGCVIGSACRIGPRVQLTANVVIYPNSTVGADTVLHANVACYSGTIIGERCIIHAGAVIGSDGFGFLEDPDKSFAKIPQVGTVRICDDVEIGANTTIDRAAVGETVIENGVKLDNLVHIAHGVRIGAHTAIAAQTGVSGSTVLGKRNRLAGQVGVVGHITTADDVIIYAQSGVGKNVPQPGIYFGSPIKEHLTALRIEAALRRLPAAMQELQELKREIEELHTTNKP; from the coding sequence GTGAGTCAGCTTCGATCATACACCGTTGATGAACTCGCACAACGTGTTGGTGGCGTTATTGTTGATAATGGTGCATGTTCGATACACGGAGTTGGTAGAATCGAAGACGCGCAACACGGTGAGATCACCTTCCTCGCCAGTGATACCTACGCAAAGTTCCTTCCTACCACCAAGGCATCGTGTGTCTTGGTCCGCAACGACCATCGTGACGCGGAGACCTCGGCTACGCGCATCGTTGTAGATGATCCGTACAGGGCCTTTGTTGGCGTGATGCAGGTATTCTACCCTGCACAGCAGATGCCGCCCGGTGTGCGTGCACAAACAGCTACGATCGATCCAACAGCAGAGATCGATCCAACAGCATCGATCGGTCCAGGCTGTGTTATTGGGTCCGCTTGCAGGATCGGTCCGCGCGTGCAGCTCACAGCAAACGTGGTCATCTATCCCAATTCAACCGTCGGTGCCGACACCGTGCTCCATGCGAACGTAGCGTGTTATTCTGGCACGATCATCGGCGAACGATGCATCATTCATGCCGGAGCAGTTATCGGGTCCGACGGTTTCGGATTTCTTGAGGATCCGGACAAGTCGTTTGCAAAGATCCCGCAGGTAGGAACCGTTCGAATCTGCGATGATGTGGAGATCGGTGCAAATACAACGATTGACCGTGCTGCCGTTGGTGAAACAGTGATCGAAAATGGAGTGAAGCTCGACAACCTCGTGCATATCGCTCATGGTGTGCGCATTGGCGCTCACACGGCGATCGCTGCGCAAACAGGCGTTTCGGGAAGTACCGTGCTAGGGAAGCGCAACAGGCTTGCTGGGCAAGTAGGAGTGGTTGGTCATATCACCACTGCCGACGATGTGATCATCTATGCTCAAAGTGGTGTTGGCAAGAACGTACCACAACCAGGTATCTACTTCGGATCGCCGATAAAGGAACACCTCACAGCCTTACGCATAGAGGCAGCTCTTCGCAGATTGCCTGCCGCAATGCAGGAACTGCAGGAACTCAAACGTGAGATCGAAGAACTGCATACAACAAACAAACCATGA
- a CDS encoding OmpH family outer membrane protein, translating to MSKWIISSITIGLFLLASGVQAQKIGYVSTDAIRAQYEPNKQAEERLNSYVEEWKTELAQRQRDIDELDLEIRKNRLIWSDQERQTKEKEVEEKRRDRDQFARMKFEPGGEHDQQAEVLFKAVWNKIYLAVQKVSATEGYDIVWDKSVQPLVYVNAKYDITVKVMKELGIDADELERKQKAVVDADPRNKRVEEPRKRKSRTKTTDSTVVTPTAVVVDSTNPRSPVVMPDGLMPNGLPPNGEVPGGGPARSMPIPPPLPADTTKKEDVPR from the coding sequence ATGTCAAAGTGGATCATATCATCCATCACCATCGGGCTGTTCTTGCTCGCCTCCGGCGTGCAGGCACAGAAGATCGGATACGTATCCACCGATGCGATCCGTGCTCAGTACGAGCCCAACAAACAAGCCGAAGAACGACTCAACTCCTACGTTGAAGAATGGAAAACAGAGCTCGCGCAACGTCAGCGCGATATCGATGAGCTCGATCTTGAGATCCGAAAGAATCGTCTGATCTGGAGCGATCAAGAACGCCAGACCAAGGAAAAAGAAGTCGAAGAAAAACGGCGCGACCGCGATCAATTCGCGCGTATGAAGTTTGAACCGGGCGGAGAACATGACCAACAAGCCGAGGTACTGTTCAAGGCTGTCTGGAACAAGATCTATCTTGCTGTTCAAAAGGTCTCTGCAACGGAAGGGTATGACATCGTCTGGGACAAGAGTGTTCAGCCCCTTGTCTACGTCAATGCCAAATATGATATCACTGTGAAGGTGATGAAGGAATTGGGCATCGATGCCGATGAACTCGAACGCAAACAAAAAGCCGTTGTTGACGCCGATCCGCGGAACAAGCGTGTAGAAGAGCCACGGAAACGGAAGTCCAGAACAAAAACAACGGACTCAACGGTGGTTACACCAACTGCTGTTGTTGTAGACTCAACCAATCCGCGATCTCCGGTAGTGATGCCGGATGGATTGATGCCGAACGGACTTCCGCCGAACGGGGAAGTACCGGGGGGCGGTCCGGCTCGAAGCATGCCGATCCCGCCGCCATTGCCGGCCGACACTACAAAGAAAGAAGACGTGCCGCGGTGA
- a CDS encoding class I SAM-dependent methyltransferase, whose product MNARLANIIRSIQFNSPLRRYFFPKYAYYFNPPQLGFLCACIEETRNVPGSIAEVGCFMGATTVYLNKYMDARGIEKPYRSVDTFNGFVADDIQFEVENRGKTKDLFTGFRGIKKSWYDKIMQDNGITRVTSTQADVNKFDLRTLGPISFVLFDVDLYRPMKKGLPELYEMLSPGGIMVLDDCDATSMQWDGADQAYKEFMQERGLEVEIVHGKLGVIRKQGL is encoded by the coding sequence ATGAATGCCCGACTCGCGAATATCATCCGTTCGATCCAATTCAACTCGCCGTTGAGGCGCTACTTCTTTCCGAAGTATGCGTATTACTTCAACCCACCGCAGTTGGGTTTCCTCTGTGCATGCATTGAGGAAACACGGAACGTACCGGGATCGATCGCCGAAGTTGGGTGTTTCATGGGCGCCACAACGGTCTACCTCAACAAGTACATGGATGCACGTGGCATTGAGAAGCCATACCGATCTGTGGATACGTTCAATGGATTCGTTGCCGATGACATTCAGTTTGAGGTTGAAAACCGAGGGAAGACAAAGGACCTGTTCACGGGATTCCGCGGGATCAAGAAGAGCTGGTATGATAAGATCATGCAGGATAACGGGATCACTCGTGTAACGTCTACACAGGCAGACGTGAACAAGTTCGATCTCAGAACCCTAGGCCCCATCTCCTTTGTTCTTTTCGATGTGGATCTCTACCGTCCGATGAAGAAGGGTCTGCCGGAGTTATACGAAATGCTGAGTCCGGGAGGCATCATGGTCCTTGATGATTGCGATGCAACAAGCATGCAATGGGATGGGGCTGATCAGGCGTATAAAGAATTCATGCAGGAGCGTGGTCTCGAAGTGGAGATCGTGCACGGCAAACTTGGTGTGATCAGGAAACAAGGCCTATGA
- a CDS encoding OmpH family outer membrane protein, with translation MLQRLSALLVVTLLVGTVVSAQTFKIGVVNAEVILKELPEALAASKTIEETGLKVRDTLQMMQKEFESRIENYRKQEAMMTADGKRKEEESLNALRTRFLQYQEEKLGNTGEIARMRESLLQPIRVKVNDAIAAVAKEEKINLVLDKVAGLVLYHEDKADITYKVLDKMKRGNN, from the coding sequence ATGCTGCAACGCCTTAGCGCACTGCTAGTTGTGACTCTCCTCGTCGGCACAGTTGTCTCGGCGCAAACCTTCAAGATCGGTGTGGTCAATGCCGAAGTGATCCTCAAGGAACTTCCGGAGGCACTCGCCGCAAGCAAGACGATCGAAGAGACGGGCCTCAAGGTTCGCGACACGCTGCAAATGATGCAGAAAGAATTCGAATCGCGCATTGAGAATTACCGCAAGCAAGAAGCAATGATGACGGCCGACGGCAAGCGCAAGGAAGAAGAATCACTCAACGCGCTGCGTACACGATTCCTGCAATACCAAGAAGAGAAGCTCGGCAACACCGGTGAGATCGCTCGTATGCGAGAGTCACTTCTCCAGCCGATCCGAGTAAAGGTCAACGATGCCATCGCAGCCGTTGCCAAGGAAGAAAAGATCAACCTCGTTCTCGATAAAGTGGCCGGTCTTGTTCTCTATCATGAGGATAAGGCAGACATCACGTACAAGGTTCTCGACAAGATGAAGCGCGGTAATAATTGA
- the bamA gene encoding outer membrane protein assembly factor BamA, which translates to MRSSRGLAALIALIMSSVMLVAQQPPQPRYPIIAGITVDGLTEGADMQTVIAYSGLRVGQEARPDELVMAVRNLWNRRTFKDVRIEKERETALGVFLVIKVTQMPRLRSIKVIGNDELSTDEILKAADRRNGDIISAYDEYLVRQAVKKLYTKEGLLFAKVQTTLTSSDSLNYYDMEIAITEGAEFKVAQIEFIGNTIFTDEQLASAFDETQTTDWYEIWASSKFDIEKYNEDKKRLQEWFLEQGLLDAEILGDSIIYDEEKLTVTIQVRIKEGKPVYVRKVSFTGNTIYNEQALLGRLRMDVGMIYNQKTFNDNLFVNQDQSDVTSLYADNGYLGARLEPDFQRVGEDSVDIVIRVVEGEQFTIRRVEIVGNTKTRDRVIRRELYFRPGDYFNRSAIIRSIRGLGVLNFFNPETLKPDIIPVDKTKVDVQMKVEERSTDTFNASVGFAGAFGLTGSVGVTLNNFDISEPFRGGAGQVMSFQWEFGQASRLQTFQISFTEPWLFGEPTSIGFNLYDTKQNFNISVRRTGGAVNVGRRFRWPDDYFRGDWSASFERIESNTASVFSRAGINTALTLSQVISRTSYDNIVFPTSGSRFALSLRAATGAFGLGSTDFGKVGFTFDMVNPLLSINGYPRLVMFLGTELGFVDGFQNDTTIPPQELFYMGGNGLGGFAITPLRGYRDNSIGPLAANGQNLGGRVQARFVAELRFALALNPFPIYLLSFAEAGNVWANLRTADPFGLNRAAGFGMRLLLQPIGLLGFDVGYGFDADAFTGQPSGWRFHFQFGR; encoded by the coding sequence ATGCGCTCAAGTAGGGGGCTGGCAGCACTTATTGCTCTGATCATGTCATCCGTGATGCTGGTTGCCCAACAACCACCGCAGCCACGGTATCCGATCATTGCTGGTATCACGGTGGACGGCCTTACGGAAGGTGCGGACATGCAGACGGTGATCGCCTATTCCGGACTCCGTGTGGGACAAGAAGCACGTCCGGATGAATTGGTGATGGCTGTGCGGAATCTTTGGAATCGCCGGACGTTCAAGGACGTGCGCATCGAGAAAGAACGCGAGACGGCACTTGGGGTCTTCCTGGTGATCAAGGTGACGCAGATGCCCCGACTCCGCTCGATCAAGGTGATCGGGAATGATGAACTCTCTACCGACGAAATCCTGAAGGCGGCCGATAGACGCAACGGAGACATCATCTCTGCCTACGACGAGTATTTGGTTCGCCAGGCCGTGAAGAAGCTCTACACCAAGGAAGGGCTTCTCTTTGCAAAGGTTCAAACCACGCTTACGTCAAGCGATTCGTTGAACTACTACGACATGGAGATCGCGATCACCGAAGGGGCTGAATTCAAGGTAGCTCAGATCGAATTCATCGGAAACACGATCTTCACAGACGAGCAGTTAGCATCAGCCTTCGATGAAACGCAGACCACAGACTGGTATGAGATCTGGGCCTCATCGAAGTTCGATATTGAGAAATACAACGAAGACAAAAAACGCCTACAAGAGTGGTTCCTGGAACAAGGGTTGTTGGACGCCGAGATCCTTGGCGATTCGATCATCTATGACGAAGAAAAGCTCACGGTTACCATCCAGGTCAGGATCAAGGAAGGCAAACCGGTCTACGTTCGCAAGGTCTCGTTCACGGGAAATACCATCTATAACGAACAAGCCTTGTTAGGCAGACTCCGTATGGATGTTGGTATGATCTACAATCAGAAGACCTTCAACGACAATCTGTTTGTGAATCAAGATCAATCAGACGTAACCTCACTCTACGCCGACAACGGCTATCTGGGCGCTCGTCTGGAACCCGATTTCCAGCGTGTTGGCGAAGACAGCGTTGATATCGTGATCCGCGTCGTAGAAGGTGAACAGTTCACCATCCGTCGTGTGGAGATCGTTGGTAATACAAAGACCCGCGACCGTGTCATCCGCCGCGAACTCTACTTCCGTCCGGGCGATTACTTCAACCGCTCTGCAATCATCCGCAGTATCCGCGGTCTGGGCGTGCTCAACTTCTTCAATCCGGAAACACTGAAACCGGATATCATTCCCGTGGACAAGACAAAGGTCGACGTCCAGATGAAGGTCGAAGAACGTTCCACCGACACCTTCAACGCCTCCGTCGGTTTTGCGGGCGCGTTCGGCTTGACGGGCTCGGTGGGTGTTACGCTCAACAACTTCGATATCAGCGAACCATTCCGCGGTGGTGCCGGACAGGTAATGTCCTTCCAATGGGAATTCGGTCAAGCATCCCGTCTGCAGACCTTCCAGATCTCCTTCACCGAACCATGGTTATTCGGCGAACCAACATCCATCGGTTTCAACCTCTACGACACCAAGCAGAACTTCAATATCTCTGTTCGTCGTACCGGTGGTGCCGTGAATGTGGGCCGCAGGTTCCGCTGGCCGGATGATTATTTCCGCGGCGACTGGAGTGCGTCGTTCGAACGTATTGAGTCCAACACGGCATCTGTGTTCTCACGTGCCGGGATCAACACTGCACTCACATTGTCTCAAGTGATCTCGCGCACGAGTTACGACAACATCGTCTTTCCAACATCGGGCTCACGATTCGCCCTCTCCCTCCGTGCAGCCACCGGTGCCTTTGGTCTTGGAAGCACAGACTTCGGCAAGGTTGGGTTCACCTTTGACATGGTCAATCCGCTTCTGTCGATCAATGGTTATCCGCGTCTCGTGATGTTCCTCGGAACAGAGCTTGGTTTTGTGGACGGATTCCAGAACGACACAACCATCCCACCGCAAGAACTCTTCTACATGGGTGGTAATGGTCTAGGGGGCTTTGCGATCACACCGCTGCGCGGTTACCGCGACAACTCCATTGGACCACTAGCTGCGAATGGTCAGAACCTTGGTGGTCGTGTTCAAGCCCGGTTCGTAGCCGAACTTCGGTTCGCACTTGCCCTCAATCCCTTCCCGATCTATTTGCTTAGTTTTGCAGAGGCAGGAAACGTATGGGCGAACCTCCGAACAGCAGACCCATTCGGGTTGAATCGTGCGGCTGGTTTTGGTATGCGACTCCTCCTCCAACCTATCGGTCTGTTAGGATTCGACGTAGGCTACGGCTTTGACGCCGATGCCTTTACGGGCCAACCGTCGGGCTGGCGATTCCACTTCCAGTTCGGCCGATAA
- a CDS encoding isoprenyl transferase produces MLRDTGRMPRHVAIIMDGNGRWAQERGRPRIDGHREGMESVRSAVKTSSQLGIKYLTLYAFSIENWKRPLPEVRFLMSLLESYLRKEVDELHANGVRIRTIGNTNALPKSVQKILTESIDRTADNDGLTLTLALSYGARWDILRAMQVLALDVRRGKVSPEDLTEETISNYLQTSFMPDPDLIIRTSGEIRLSNFLLWEAAYAELYVTEGLWPDFRSPDLYRALTDYVMRERRFGKISAQLRSDESATSMSTLERILNALK; encoded by the coding sequence ATGCTTCGCGACACGGGCAGAATGCCGCGCCATGTTGCCATCATTATGGATGGGAACGGCCGGTGGGCTCAGGAGCGGGGGCGTCCGCGTATCGATGGGCACCGCGAGGGCATGGAAAGCGTGCGTTCGGCCGTTAAGACGTCCTCCCAGCTGGGTATCAAGTACCTGACGCTTTACGCCTTCTCGATCGAGAACTGGAAACGCCCCCTACCAGAGGTTCGTTTCCTTATGTCGCTGCTCGAATCCTACCTCCGCAAGGAAGTGGATGAACTTCATGCCAACGGGGTGCGGATCCGGACGATCGGAAATACGAATGCCCTGCCGAAATCGGTCCAGAAGATCCTTACGGAGTCTATCGACCGAACGGCGGATAATGACGGGCTGACGCTAACCTTGGCCCTGAGTTATGGAGCGCGTTGGGACATTCTCCGCGCCATGCAGGTTTTGGCCCTGGATGTGCGGCGCGGTAAGGTGTCGCCCGAAGACCTCACCGAAGAAACGATCTCGAACTACCTGCAAACGTCCTTCATGCCGGACCCGGACCTCATCATTCGCACGAGCGGGGAGATCCGTCTGAGCAACTTCCTGTTGTGGGAAGCTGCCTATGCCGAGCTTTACGTTACGGAAGGTCTGTGGCCCGATTTCCGCAGTCCGGACCTCTACCGTGCACTCACAGACTACGTCATGCGCGAACGTCGGTTCGGCAAGATCTCGGCCCAGCTGAGATCCGATGAGTCAGCCACTTCAATGTCAACCCTGGAACGGATCCTGAATGCGCTCAAGTAG
- a CDS encoding integration host factor subunit beta, translated as MNVTKADIVDKIASETGLTKLETKAVVDGFLLSIIDALAEGNRIELRGFGVFSVKSRKPRMARNPRTGDPVPLEERFIPAFKVSSEFQEKVHGKLRADSPSTPTT; from the coding sequence TTGAACGTAACGAAAGCCGACATCGTCGATAAGATCGCCAGCGAGACCGGGCTCACAAAGCTCGAGACCAAGGCGGTTGTGGATGGATTTCTTTTGAGCATCATTGATGCTCTCGCCGAAGGCAATCGTATCGAGTTACGAGGGTTCGGTGTCTTCAGCGTGAAGAGCAGAAAACCCCGCATGGCTCGCAACCCTCGTACCGGAGATCCGGTGCCCCTTGAAGAACGGTTCATCCCGGCATTCAAGGTGAGCTCCGAATTCCAGGAAAAGGTACATGGCAAGCTGCGTGCAGACAGTCCGAGTACACCCACCACGTGA
- a CDS encoding tetratricopeptide repeat protein has translation MMYKVVALAVAIVALAGGGSYAVTRYRISQDIEKGKGLAQERAAERDRQQSAVTRQKTMTDLLTTLEDSLQRRPLDSMLLISSANISYDLGQFDKAVTYYKRFLDNVEPSNAAIRIDYAYSLYQTGQRDEGKSVLADVIRKEPRNQVAMLNLAVMYAQERNFDDALTWFKRCRDADPSSELGKRAVLAITQLETNT, from the coding sequence GTGATGTATAAGGTTGTTGCACTTGCGGTTGCCATCGTTGCACTTGCAGGTGGCGGATCGTATGCCGTAACGCGGTATCGGATCTCGCAGGACATTGAAAAAGGAAAGGGGCTTGCCCAGGAGCGAGCAGCGGAACGGGATCGTCAGCAGAGTGCCGTAACGCGACAGAAGACCATGACAGATCTGCTGACCACGCTTGAGGATTCTCTTCAGCGTCGGCCATTAGACAGCATGTTGTTGATCTCATCGGCCAACATCAGCTACGATCTTGGACAATTCGACAAGGCAGTTACGTATTACAAGCGTTTCCTTGATAACGTAGAACCGTCAAACGCGGCAATTCGCATCGACTATGCGTATTCGCTGTATCAAACGGGACAACGTGATGAAGGGAAGTCGGTCTTAGCAGACGTAATACGCAAAGAACCACGCAACCAGGTGGCGATGTTGAATCTCGCAGTGATGTATGCACAAGAGAGAAACTTCGACGACGCGCTCACATGGTTCAAACGGTGCAGGGATGCAGACCCCTCATCGGAGCTGGGAAAACGAGCTGTCTTGGCGATCACTCAATTGGAAACGAACACTTAA
- a CDS encoding DMT family transporter, producing the protein MFIGILAACGTLFSWSFGTLSFLNASRRIDPGLLNRTRLLLAVGATLILACFTMQVWPWALITESGPGQWLWLGISGIVGLSIGDLFGFTSLRILGARRQSVVGTSAPAAAAIAAYFLLGESLTITDIIGMTLSIVGVMYAMSAIEERSEVSREGYGTFTTGVLLAIGGAVCQGAGLVLAKIGLQSDGGNVSPFHATFMRMSVGFAATYVLDIIRRAPHRPLREAFVDKKGARAMYAGTLFGPIIGVTCSLIAAAHLDVAVAQTIFSLVPFVVMAITTVIHKEPLHWRSVLGAAIAVIGVVILVAM; encoded by the coding sequence ATGTTCATAGGTATCCTCGCCGCTTGCGGCACCTTGTTCTCGTGGTCGTTCGGGACGTTATCGTTCTTGAACGCATCCCGTCGCATAGATCCGGGCCTGCTCAACCGCACGCGCCTGCTGCTCGCCGTGGGTGCAACACTCATCCTTGCGTGCTTCACCATGCAGGTGTGGCCGTGGGCATTGATCACGGAGTCCGGACCCGGTCAGTGGCTCTGGCTTGGGATCAGCGGCATTGTTGGATTGTCCATCGGTGACCTCTTTGGATTCACCTCCTTGCGCATCCTTGGTGCCCGACGTCAGAGTGTTGTTGGCACTTCCGCTCCGGCGGCCGCAGCTATTGCCGCCTATTTTCTTCTCGGTGAATCGCTCACCATCACCGACATCATCGGCATGACGTTGTCCATCGTTGGTGTGATGTATGCCATGAGCGCTATCGAAGAACGCTCTGAGGTTTCGCGTGAAGGGTATGGGACATTCACCACCGGCGTTCTCCTTGCCATTGGCGGCGCTGTGTGTCAAGGCGCCGGACTCGTCCTTGCCAAGATCGGACTTCAATCAGACGGCGGCAACGTCTCCCCGTTCCACGCAACCTTCATGCGCATGAGCGTCGGCTTTGCAGCCACGTACGTCCTCGACATCATTCGTCGCGCACCACATCGCCCCCTACGAGAAGCATTCGTCGATAAAAAGGGGGCTCGCGCGATGTATGCCGGCACCCTCTTTGGTCCGATCATCGGCGTCACATGCTCCCTCATCGCCGCAGCTCACCTCGATGTAGCCGTTGCGCAAACGATCTTCTCCCTCGTCCCATTTGTCGTGATGGCCATCACAACCGTCATCCACAAAGAACCACTGCACTGGCGCTCAGTGTTGGGCGCAGCTATTGCGGTGATTGGAGTGGTAATCCTTGTAGCCATGTGA
- a CDS encoding SUKH-4 family immunity protein: protein MHPTLSSLGLPDLLEDPDALGKLTDEQLDLLANVRDEAADALETDPDNEAHIDTVYLAHMTLTSALFLRALMVDVQPQALPPGSVLARSWNGGQLRLVSKNDTADMLVPTSTLDVLNNAGLPAVAEPELSFDESPVRLLSLMDIPEDDEDASDEFFGSFWRIAQNAFGDAICLDERADGVVVMLDKEWGYYAQQFVNSSIGHFLLCLEAWRAMEADTGDDVDTIIETFERAVERIDPAALTEGAFWSDCLDAIEEEED from the coding sequence ATGCACCCTACCCTCTCCTCCCTCGGCCTCCCGGACCTTCTTGAAGATCCGGATGCGCTTGGCAAACTCACTGATGAACAACTCGATCTCTTGGCAAATGTGCGCGATGAAGCTGCCGATGCCTTGGAGACGGATCCGGACAACGAAGCACATATCGACACGGTCTATCTCGCACACATGACGCTTACATCGGCGTTGTTCCTGCGTGCGCTGATGGTTGACGTGCAGCCGCAGGCCTTGCCGCCTGGATCGGTACTCGCCAGGTCATGGAATGGGGGACAGCTGCGTTTGGTATCGAAAAACGATACTGCCGATATGCTTGTGCCAACATCAACGCTTGATGTTCTCAACAATGCCGGACTTCCAGCTGTTGCAGAACCGGAACTCTCCTTCGATGAATCTCCCGTTCGCCTTCTTTCGCTCATGGACATCCCTGAGGACGACGAAGATGCAAGCGACGAGTTCTTCGGCTCCTTCTGGCGCATCGCACAGAACGCATTCGGTGATGCCATCTGCCTTGATGAACGCGCAGACGGTGTCGTTGTCATGCTCGATAAAGAATGGGGCTACTACGCCCAACAATTCGTCAACAGCTCCATCGGCCACTTCCTTCTCTGCCTCGAAGCATGGCGCGCCATGGAAGCCGACACCGGTGATGACGTAGATACCATCATCGAAACCTTCGAACGCGCAGTAGAACGCATCGATCCAGCCGCCCTTACAGAAGGGGCTTTCTGGTCCGATTGTTTGGATGCGATAGAAGAAGAAGAAGACTAG
- a CDS encoding formate--tetrahydrofolate ligase: MSDISIAQAATIRPIAEIATKLGLDAESLDLYGRYKAKLPLSLIDPEKVKTSKLILVSAISPTPAGEGKTTVSIGLAEGLNRVGKKTIVVLREPSLGPVFGIKGGATGGGYSQVLPMEDINLHFTGDFNAVEKAHNLLAALIDNSLQNSTRNIGIDARTVTWKRVMDMNDRSLRDVVVGLGGTKNGIPRQAGFDITAASEVMAILCLANDITDLKERLGNILVGYKVDGTPVLARDLNAHGAMAALLKDALKPNLVQTIDGTPAILHGGPFANIAQGTNTVLATKMGLSLADYVVTEAGFGFDLGGEKFLDIKCRYAGLSPATVVLVATIRALRYQGGVKVKDVGQPNLSAVKAGMVNLERHIDNVKLFGLTPVVALNYFLHDTPDEIKLVEEFCASKGAYCVVADVWGKGGAGAEQLATVVANVADGRPSTDFGRQTTNHFTPLYDWRLPVEEKITIIATKIYGAGTVRFTAKAKEALATISKLDLQHLPICMAKTQKSLSDNATLRGAPRGFEAVVREIEIARGAGFLIPIMGDMMRMPGLPDTPAAERIDIDADGVISGLF, translated from the coding sequence ATGTCCGATATCTCCATCGCCCAAGCGGCAACCATTCGCCCCATTGCAGAGATCGCAACCAAACTTGGACTTGATGCTGAGTCGCTTGATCTCTATGGCCGATACAAGGCCAAACTGCCCCTTTCCCTCATCGATCCGGAGAAGGTGAAGACGTCGAAGCTCATTTTGGTTTCGGCCATCTCACCAACGCCGGCAGGGGAGGGGAAGACAACGGTGAGTATCGGGTTGGCTGAAGGACTCAATCGCGTGGGCAAGAAGACCATCGTTGTTCTTCGTGAGCCATCGCTGGGTCCGGTCTTTGGTATCAAGGGTGGCGCAACAGGCGGGGGATATTCGCAGGTGCTGCCGATGGAGGATATCAACCTGCACTTCACGGGCGACTTCAACGCTGTTGAGAAGGCGCATAATCTTTTGGCTGCATTGATCGACAACTCCTTGCAGAACTCAACGCGAAATATCGGAATCGACGCACGCACTGTTACATGGAAGCGTGTGATGGATATGAACGATCGATCGTTGCGCGACGTAGTGGTTGGTCTCGGTGGTACAAAGAACGGTATCCCACGTCAAGCCGGGTTCGACATCACAGCAGCATCCGAAGTGATGGCCATTCTCTGTCTTGCCAACGACATCACCGATCTCAAGGAACGACTCGGCAATATCCTTGTCGGCTACAAGGTCGACGGAACACCAGTGCTGGCGCGTGACCTCAATGCCCACGGTGCAATGGCCGCGTTGTTGAAGGATGCACTCAAACCAAACCTTGTGCAGACCATCGACGGAACACCGGCTATCCTGCATGGAGGTCCGTTCGCTAACATCGCCCAAGGCACCAATACCGTTCTTGCAACGAAGATGGGGCTTTCTCTCGCTGACTACGTTGTTACCGAAGCTGGCTTCGGTTTCGATCTTGGCGGTGAGAAGTTCCTCGACATCAAGTGTCGTTATGCCGGACTTTCTCCTGCCACCGTGGTTCTTGTTGCAACCATCCGCGCACTCCGCTATCAAGGCGGTGTGAAGGTCAAGGACGTTGGCCAGCCAAACCTTTCAGCTGTCAAGGCCGGGATGGTCAACCTAGAACGTCACATCGACAACGTAAAGCTCTTCGGTCTCACACCCGTTGTTGCCCTCAACTACTTCTTGCACGACACACCGGACGAGATCAAACTCGTAGAAGAGTTCTGTGCATCGAAGGGGGCGTATTGTGTTGTAGCAGACGTGTGGGGCAAGGGCGGAGCCGGTGCAGAACAACTTGCTACCGTGGTTGCAAACGTTGCAGACGGCAGGCCATCGACGGACTTTGGACGTCAGACCACAAACCACTTCACGCCCCTTTACGACTGGCGTCTGCCCGTTGAAGAGAAGATCACCATCATCGCCACAAAGATCTACGGCGCCGGCACCGTGCGCTTTACAGCCAAGGCCAAGGAAGCACTTGCTACGATCAGCAAACTCGATCTCCAGCATCTGCCGATCTGTATGGCAAAGACACAAAAGTCGCTCTCTGATAATGCCACCTTACGCGGTGCACCCCGTGGGTTCGAAGCCGTTGTGCGCGAGATCGAGATCGCCCGCGGCGCCGGCTTCCTCATTCCCATCATGGGCGATATGATGCGCATGCCCGGACTCCCGGACACACCTGCCGCCGAACGTATCGATATCGATGCCGATGGCGTTATCTCGGGATTGTTCTAG